TGGATCGAGAAGAATACCCTCCAAGCAAGCCAACTCTTTAATAGTCTGGTAAACCTCTGGCTCCGCCACCCCGTAAGCGGGACCTTTATAGTCGGCATTAACCAAAATCTTGAGGGACTCCAAATCAAGCGATACGCCAGACTGTGCCATCCACTGCGAAATATCCTCACGCACTTTCACTTGGAAATAATTAGCACTGTCGCAAACGGCGAAACCCGTAACTTTCACACCGGCTTCCAGCAAATGGCACCCCAAGGTCAAACCCGCTTGGGTCCCACCGCTGCCAGTAGCGCATAAAATATGATCAGGCGAGAAGCCCCTATCTGCACAGTCTGCCAATAATTCCTGAGAGGCCGAGATATAACCCCAGATGCCTAAACCGTCGCTGGCACCAGTGGGGATACAGAAAGACTTCTGCCCTCTGGACAGATACTCAGCAGCCCAGCTGTCAAAGAGGCCCTGTAAATTCCGGGAGTATTCCTCCGGTGAGTAAACCGCAATTTCAGCACCTGCCAACTCATCCAGTAAAAGGTTGCCATCGGGATTTGCAGTGCGCTTGCCACGTAAAATCAACTGAACCTTAAACCCCAATCGAGCCCCCACCAAAGCAGTGGTACGGCAATGATTGGATTGCACTCCGCCACAAGTGATCAAAACCTGAGCCCCTTGGGCCCTGGCCTCAGCGGCAACAAACTCTAGTTTGCGCAGTTTATTTCCCGACATGCCGGACTCGGTAAGATCATCTCTCTTTATCCAAATCCTGGGCCCTCCATAAGGAAGGGAGTAAAGATCACTGATTCGGTCTAACGACTGCAGAGGTGTGGGCAGGTTCGCCAGGCGCAACCGCTTAGGCAACTCTATTGGCAGGCTCTTAAGCACGGTGAATTAAACCTGTTATGTCTAATTATTAGTTTTATAGATGTGACTCAGTAAGGGGACACCTCTAGCAAAAAGTTTCCGCAGAGATAGAACCAAGCTTGCTGAGTAAGCGGATAGAGGACTAGCTTTGAAAAATGAACATAAGCATGCCTTTCAGTGCTATTTATTGCTTTTTGCCTAACCTGTTTTTTTATTGAAAAATTAATCAGACAAATTAGTCCAGCCTTTGATTAATTCCGCAATTTTTCTGTGGGCTTTCAAGGCACAATAAATACTGCCCGCGCAAAAATAGTAACCAAAAAAAGCCCGGCAATTGCCAGGCTTTTTTTAGTGACGACATTCAAAGATAAACCCTGAATAGGATTAGATCTTTTTAATCGTACCTTTGGGTAATACTGCGTGCACAGCTACTTTTTGGAACTTCAAAGACATGCTGTCTGCAACTTCCAATACGATGTAGTCCTCATCGACCTTGTCGACGCGGCCCAGCATCCCGCTGCTCATTACAACTTCGTCACCCTTTTTCAGAGCGCCAACCAGCTCTTGGTGCTCTTTCTGGCGCTTGCGCTGTGGGCGAATAATGAAAAACCACATGAATGCAAACAAACCCGCAAACATCAGCAGGGTTATCATCGGATTACCCTGTGCTGCCGGCGCCGCTTCCTGTGCCATGGCGGAGGGGATAAAAAAGCTCATGCAAAACCTCAAAGAGTCAGCCTATTAAATTGCCGCCAACTCTAACGGGTTTGCCCCGCCGAGGCAACGGATTGGGCCGATCCCGTAGAGACCGGCCAAACCAATCCACACTCAGAACCTCTGGCGGACCTGCCGGCGGTAGCCAGTAGGAGACATCCCGGTCCAGCGTTTGAACGCGCTGGTAAAACTGGTTCGATCAGAGAAATCGAGAATTCGTGAGATTCCATCAACGCTCAGCGCAGTATCTTTGAGGAAATGCACCGCGTGACGAAAACGAACATGGTCACGTAAAGATGCAAAACTGAGGTTGTGTTCCTGCAACCGGCGTTGCAGAGTCCGGGTGGACATACTTAGGTCGGACGCTACCGGGCGAATAGCGAGAGAGGCCTTACCGATACGCTGCTCCAGCACATCTATTACCCGTGCGGCAATACCAAAACTGGTTGCTTCGGGGGGCCAGCAGCTGGTCGAGAATATTCGGGTCTCCGGATATTCTGGCCTGCTGAAGTGATTTGTCTTCAGAGAGCGAAGTCTGGTCGGGCTGAGTATGGTTCATCGAGCTGCTCCTATTGAGTTCCGTGAGCCGCAGTTATTTTTCTATGTCCGCATCCAGCGAATCCCGGTTGCCCCTGCCCACACCAACACAACATCAACTTCGGCGGACGACTACGTGATGCGGGATGCACCAAAAAACAGACATCGAATCCTTCACAGAGATGTACAATTTTTAAACTAACCGCTCCGGCAATTCCCGCAGAGAGACTCTCTCTAGCCGGCGCACCTTTCCTTTACAACTGCCAGTATAGACCAAGAATTAAGAAAGCAAGGGGCGACAGTGCTTTTTTTCATCTTATTGTGTACCAAGGGCCAAAAATACTTACTTTCGGTACCCACATGTCGCCTTTGAGTCCGAAAGGTAGGGGCTACAGCAGACCAAGCACCAGTCCAGCCCCGCCCCTCAGAGTCTGGCAATTAATCCAGGTTCTCGCCAATCCAATTCAAAACATCAGTGTCATGGGTCTTGGTTTTAACTTTGTCGATAATATGGCGAAGGCGCCCACTCTTATCGATAATAAAAGTTGTTCGCAGAAGCCCCATGTACTCCTTGCCCATAAATTTCTTCAAGCCCCAGCAGCCATATTTATCAGCAATCTTGTGTTCTTCATCAGACAGCAAATCAAAATTCAGTTCGTGCTTGTCGATAAAGCGCTGCAACTTTGCTTCTGGATCCGGGCTCACCCCCAACACAACAGTATTGGCTTTTTTAAATTCAGCCGCACTATCGCGAATCCCACATGCCTGAGTGGTACAACCGGGGGTAAGTGCTTTCGGGTAAAAGTAGAGGACGACATTACTTTTGTCACGAAAATCCTTAAGTGACACTTTCTCGCCACTTTGGTTGGTCAGCGTAAAAGCCGGAGCCAAATTACCGATCTTCGGAAAAGCCATCTGATATCCCCTCTGGAACAGTTAAGAGTAAAGCGGGGATTATAGCGAAAAGAAACAAACGAGACGCCAGTTCTATAGAGAAATCAGAACTGCTGCAGACGAAACTCCTTCTCTTTCCTGGCACAAATGCCAAAACGACCTAACTTCTGCACCAGCTCCGCCTTTTCAGCTTCGGTGAGGAACTCCCCGACTTCAAGGCACCCCTCAGGACCACTAAAGTTTACCGAAGCCATTTCGGTAGCACTGCTCCCCATCCTTACGAGTACTGCCAACTTATCGCGGGCGAACTCCCGGTGATACACCGTTTGCTGCCTGAACCCCTTACAGCAATCCAGAATTACCAACTCCTCATTGATGCGTATTACTTCTCTGCGGGTCCCTTCGAGGTACACGTAGGTAAACAGGATGCCCAGCAGGATCATTTCAAGCCCGGCAAAGGGAAGAATCATCCAGGCTCCCGCCATCGCAAAAGCGAGGCTGATTCCAAGGGATACCCCAACCAGGGAGAAAAACACCCATAGATTGCCGGAGAGGGACAGGGACTGGTTAGGCTGCAGCAGGATACAGGCGCAACGGGCGGTGTTGCGGCCAACTTCAGTGACCATAGCAGGGACATCCGGCAGATATATAAAATCAGTGTAGTGCCGATGGCGGCAGCTCACACGAAGATACTGACCGGGAAAGTTTCCTGGTCCGGGCCGGGGTTTACAAAATTCAGGCATAAAAAAACCCACACCTCAGTGTGGGTTTTTGGGAGAGGTCTGCGGCCAAGGCCTGGGACCTGTCACTCCCTATTACGGCAGCAGGTGTGCTACTGCATCACGCTCTTCCGCCAGCTCCTGCTCGGTAGCAGACATTTTCTCGCGGGAGAAGTCGTTGATGTCAACGCCTTGAACAATTTCCCAGTCGCCATCTTTGCAAGTGCAAGGGAAAGAGTAAATCAGGCCTTCCTGAATACCGTAAGAACCATCGCTGAATACAGCCATGCTGGTCCAGTCACCTTCAGCGGTGCCCAGAGCCCAATCGCGCATATGGTCGATGGCAGCGTTGGCAGCGGAAGCCGCAGAGGAAGCACCACGCGCCTTGATGATAGCTGCACCACGCTGTTGAACAGTCGGGATGAAGTCGTTTTCGTACCATTCCTGCTCCACTTTATCCATGGCTGCAGCACCGGAAACCTTCACTTGGTGCAGGTCTGGGTACTGAGTGGAAGAGTGGTTGCCCCAAATGGTCATATGGGTGATGTCGTTAACACTGGAATCAGTTTTGTTTGCCAGCTGAGACAGAGCGCGGTTGTGATCCAGACGGGTCATCGCGGTGAAGTTACGCGGGTCCAGGTCTGGCGCATTGCGCTGAGCGATCAGGGCATTGGTGTTAGCCGGGTTGCCAACAACCAGTACCTTTACGTTACGAGAAGCAACGTCGTTCAGGGCTTTACCCTGTGCAGAGAAGATAGCAGCGTTAGCTTCCAGCAGGTCCTTACGCTCCATACCCGGTCCACGGGGACGCGCGCCTACCAGCAAAGCGTAATCTGCATCTTTGAACGCAACAGTAGCATCATCGGACTGAACGATACCCGCGAGCAGCGGGAAAGCGCAGTCTTCAAGCTCCATAGCAACGCCTTTCAGCGCTTCCAATGCCGGAGTGATTTCCAGCAATTGCAGAATAACCGGCTGATCTTTGCCCAGCATTTCGCCAGAGGCGATGCGGAACAGCAACGAATAGCTAATCTGACCGGCAGCGCCGGTAACAGCAACACGTACAGGTGCTTTCACGATAGTTCTCCCTCGTTTGTAAGCGGCCGCATTATAGGGCCTCGCGAGTAAATTTCATCTTACACAAGCGAAATAGCGGCTCAATTTGTATGACAAAACCTCTCAGACTGTATTGGACACTCTTTGCGAGTGTTTATGTCAGCGCCAATTCCCGGTAACGCGTCTGCAGTGCCTTGTAAACCTGATCACTGTAATCAGCAGCAGATGAGTCCAAAAGTCCGGCAATTTCCGCTAGGTGTTCATTGTCTTCACGGCCCGCCCAGTTTTTTACATAGCTGCCATCTTTATAGCCGTTATCCTGACGGAATCGGTTGAGTACATTTTTACCAACGTATCGCTGGTACAACTCAGCAAAAGACATTTCTGCATCGGCCAATAGTTGAGCAAAGCCAGCAACATCAAACTGCTTGGTGGCCAGGGTGTTCAAGGTGAAAGACTCGAGGTTTTCACGGAAATCACCCGCCGTACGCTCGGAACCGGCAAACTCCTTCAGCATGATCTCAGCCACTTCCTGCGGAGAGCCTTTTTGCAACTCAAGGCTCAAACCGAAATGCCAGATATCCACCAATTCAAGCTTCACCTGATCCATTTCTGGAAGTTGCTTCTTCCACCACTTCCAACCGTAATGGTCTAACAACTCTGCACTTTCTACCCAAATAGCGCGGTACCAGGCAAAGTTTTGCTCACGCCAGTTTTCATTTACTACTGTATTAATCTGGTCTTGCAGAGTCAGCATGACTTGCAACTGCTGCTTCATCATAGGGGAACATCCAATAGACCCGGATCAAACTGCCCGGGGGAATAATCTGAAAAAGTTTTCTGAGGTGATTTCGGCCAGCTCTTCGTAGGGAATACCGCGTAAATCAGCGATAAATTCTGCCACTTCACGCACATAGGCCGGAATATTGGGCTTACCCCGATAGGGCACTGGAGCCAAATAAGGGGAGTCGGTCTCAACGAGCAACCGATCCAAAGGCAGCCTGCGGGCGACATCCCGCAGCTCTTCGGCATTTTTAAAGGTCACGATGCCGGACAAAGAAATATAATAATTGAGATCCAGGGCAGCCTTGGCCATATCCCAGCTCTCGGTAAAACAGTGCAGAACACCTGCGGTATTGGTATTACCGTGCTCTTTAATGAGAGCGATAGTATCTTCCCGCGCATCTCTCGTATGCACAATAACCGGAAGCTCTGCCTGCCCCGCCGCTTTCAGGTGTGCAATAAAGCTCTGCTGCTGGATTTCCTGGGTGTCAGTGCTGTAGTAGTAATCCAGACCTGTCTCCCCCAATGCAACAACATTGGGCTGGTTAGCCATTTCCACCAGTCGCTCAACATCCGCCATGCCAGAGTCGACATCCAACGGGTGCACACCAACGGAACAGACTACGTCCTCGTAGCGGGATGCGATTTCAACAACCGCATCGGCGTTTTCCAAACTGATACCGACACAGAGGAACTTGCCAACACCGCGACTGCGGGCCAGGTCCAATACAGTATCCAGATCGCCATCAAATTTATCGAGCTTAAGTCTGTCCAGGTGACAGTGAGAATCAACAAGCATTAGAGAGTTACAACGTATGGGTTGGGCGGCTGGATTCTAAGGTTCCCGCCAAGTGGGTTTCAATCTTGTTTTGCGCGATATTGTCCTTATCGCCAAATTGAACTCCGATTCCGGGAGTGCGGTTGCCTTGAGCACCATTGGGGGTAATCCAGATCACCTTACCGGCAACCGGAATCTTTTCCGGCTCATCCATTAAGCTCAGAAGCAGAAAAACCTCATCGCCAAGGTTGTACGATTTATCCGTACTGATAAACAAGCCACCATTCTTTACGAAGGGCATATAGGCCGCATAGAGCACAGATTTATCCTGGATTTTCAGTGACAGGATGCCGTTGCGGGCACCGCCTCCCATGGCTTTCATGGACAACCTCAATGTTTATATTTCTAAATGATGCGCTAACTTATCTAAGCCCGCTGCCTGTGTCCAGGCAACGTCAATTACCCTACCCGACTTGTGCAAGATGCCTAAGCAAAAAGCTTCGCCCAACGAATAAATAATTCTTCCAGCAGCAAACGACGATTGGGGTTAGCTGTGCCCAGTAACCCTTTCCGCGCCTGAAGCAAATGATCGTAGAACGCAAATACTGGCTGCAAGCTTTGCTCACTCGACCCCGGCAACCTCTGCAAAAGAACCATTAGCTGGGCATCTCCACTAAGATCACAACTGCGAATCTGCACCATCTGGGTTAACCAGTGCTGCCAAAAAAGCAGTAGCTGAACCAATTCAACACCCTCGGCCGGTGTTTCCCAACGGCCCGCTGTAGAGACTGAACTTGCCGTACCCTGAGCTACAGCAACCAAATCTTTAAAAAACTGCTCGCGTACTTCTCTCGACTTGGGCTCGGCCAGCTCCGCCGCCAATAATGGTGCCCCGCCTGCCAGAGTTAAGACACGCTGTGCCAGCGGCTCTTCCAGCCCATTGCTGTATAGCCACTGTAGCGCCACCTCTCCAGTTGGGGGCGGAAAAGCTATAGATTGACAGCGACTTCGAATGGTTGGCAAAAGGCCTGTGGGGGCATCGGTGATCAACACAAAGATAACGGAGGGTGCCGGCTCTTCCAGGTTTTTCAACAGGGCATTGGCTGCGTTGACATTCATCGCCTCCGCCGGCGACAAACAAACCAGACGCGCCCCGCCCCGCCCACTGGTGCGGGAAACAAAGTTGCCCAGCTGACGGATCTGTTCCACTTTCAGCGGGCCACCGGGCTTTTCAGGTTCAACTTGCAGGAAATCAGGATGCGAGCCAGCCATCCACAACCGACAATCCTTACACTCTCCACAGGCCTGACCTGCCCTCGGTTGCTCACATAGGGCCAACGCAGTAAAAGCAGCCGCGAATTGTCGCTTTCCCAACCCCTCCGGGCCAGTCAGCAGCAAAGCGTGCGGGCAGCGGCCCGCCTGCAACTGCAAGCCCAACCGCTGCCATTGCTCGGAGTGCCAGGGAAGAGGTACCGGTATCGATTTATACTCAAAAGTTTCAGGCACAGACATCAGCCACAATTCTTATCATTTAAAAATAGATTCTGGGGCAAGATAGCTTAAAGCAACAGCTCCAATTGCTTGGCTAGATCCATCTGCACCTGCTCCAGAGATTGGCCGGCATCCACAACCGCGTAACGGGCAGGTGCAGCTTCAGCTCGATCGCGATAAGCCGCACGCACCCGCTGGAAGAACTCCAGGTGCTCACTCTCAAACCGATCCGCTTCCCCAGTGCGTGCGGCTCGCTGTAGCCCCACTTCTGGATCGAGATCCAATAAAAGCACTTTATCTGGACGCAAATCCCCTTGAACTGTCTGCTCCAACTGCTCGATCAATTGTCGATCCAGTCTGCGACCACCGCCTTGGTAGGCATAGGTAGCATCGGTGAAGCGATCACAGATCACCCAATCCCCACGTTTTAAGGCGGGCAGTATAACCTGAGACAGATGTTGCGCGCGGGCGGCAAACACCATCAATAATTCCGCCGTGGGATCAACGGATTCATCCCGCTTGGCCAATAACAGCTCGCGCAGCTGTTCTGCCAACGGGGTGCCTCCCGGCTCCCGAGTTTGGATAAAGTTAATATTGTGCTTTTTGAGCCACTCGGTGATGAAGAGTAAATTGGTAGATTTCCCCACCCCCTCTACACCCTCGAGGGTGATGAACTTGCCGTGCGACACTAATTCTTTCCTTTTGCCGGACTCGAGCGGTAATCCGCGCGCCTTTTCAGCTGATACTCCCGCACCGCACGGTTGTGCTCTGTCAGAGTCGCTGAGAAATGATGAGATCCATCCCCTTTGCCAACAAAATACAAGCTCTTGCCGGGCTTTGGATTTAAAGCGGCCCGAATTGCCGCTCGCCCAGGTAGGGCAATCGGCGTAGGGGGAAGGCCATTAATAACATAAGTATTATAAGGTGTTGCCTGGCGCAGGTGTGTACGGGTCAGATTTCCGTCAAAGTCCTCACCCAAGCCATAAATTACGGTGGGGTCGGTCTGCAAGCGCATACCTTTATTCAGCCTGCGTACAAAAACACCAGCTATTTCACTGCGCTCAGATGGCTGCCCTGTCTCTTTCTCGATAATTGAAGCCATGATTAAGGCTTCATAGGGCGACTTATAGGGCAGATCATCCCCTTTTGATTGCCACTCCTCATCCAGCACCTTCTGCATCCGATCATAGGCCTGACGCAGTAGTTCAATATCTGTGGTACCGGACCGGTAGACATAAGTATCCGGGAAAATCCAACCCTCAACCTCATCTTCCTTTAGGCCCAGGGCCCGGGCAGCAGCACTGACATTGCTTCCCTCTTCAGACTGAACGATTCTTTCACCGGAGCGGATTTGTCGCAGGGCCTGGCGAAAGGTCCAGCCCTCTAATAGCGTAATGCGATAGCGGGTAACTTCACCGCGATTCAGGCGCGCAATCAAGTCCCGCGCGTTACTGCCAAAGGGAACTAAATACTCGCCGGAATGGATTTCTGTTGTGCCCTCCCAGTAGGCATAGGCGAGGAGTATTTGCGGCCACTGGATTATCCCTTCGCCCTGCAAGCTTCGCAGCGTCCGGGACAAACTTCCGCCCTTTTCCACCTGAAGCGTAAGCCCATCTTGTGCAATCGGCAGGGGGATTCCAAGGCTTCCTTTGCCACGTATAGAGAGGCAACTGCAACCAAGCAGGCCAATACCAGCCCACCAAATAACAGCTTCAACACTCTCCAAGCGAAACTCGCTTGCTTTTTCTTCACCACAATTTATCCAATATCAGCTTCTGTAGCTTGCGGGTCTCGACACCCACAGGCCAATTTTTGTAACCGATTACCTCTACCACCGGTAATACACCTCGAACACTGTTGCAGAGAGCCAGCTCATCGGCCTCACAGAGTTCGGAAAGCTCCATGTCTTCCTCTTGCCAGTGGATATGGCTCGAGAGCCACTGCCGCATCACACCATGAACACCACACCGGTGCAGGGATGGAGTCATCCACTTCCCACCAAATCGGGCCAGGATATTACAGCGCAGGGTTTCGATGACCCTTCCCGCCGAATCCAGCATCAATCCATCGAGAAATTGACCCACCGGCAGCTCTGCTTTTGCCGCATTATATCGGTTACGGAGTAAAGTTTTGCAGCCCTGGTTCGAATTACTACCGATCGGCAAGCTCGTCGAACAAGGGAAAAGGCTAGTGCCCACCTGCCCCTCAGCAGTTTCAATCAGCGGCCGCAGCACCAAATCCCAACATTGCTGCCCGCGCACACTGCCAACACGCAGGCGCGCAATCGCCTCAGGCCAGCGACAGCCGGCTGTCAATTTTAACGTCGACTGCTCAATTTCTCCCAGACAGGCCTCATCCAACACTCCCGAACGCTCCAGGCGAGCGCGGTGGAAAGACCAAAGCGGTAGACCTTTGTTGTGACAGCGCATTGTTTCGAGGATTCCACCCGAGTAATCAGCATCATCTGGCAACTGATCAACGGCCAGCCCCCGAAAGTACATTTGAGGTAACTGGTACATGGAGCTCCCAAGGCAGGTGTGCCCACCTCGCGGTGGGCACGGGAATCAGACTCGCTTGAATATCAGTGACCCATTGGTGCCACCGAAACCAAAGGAATTGGATAGGACTGCATTGATTGCCATCGGCTGGGCCTCTTGGGGCACCAGGTTAATACCAGCACAGGCCTCATCCGGGGAGAAGAGATTGATAGTGGGGGGCGCAACCTGGTCGCGCAATGACAATACCGAGAAAACGGCTTCAATAGCACCGGCAGCCCCCAGCAGGTGACCGGTCATCGACTTGGTAGAACTCACAGCGAGGGAGTCCGTCACCCCCGCGAATACTTTTTTAACCGCCAGGATCTCAGCTGTGTCTCCCAGCAGAGTAGAAGTACCATGAGCATTGATATACTGGATATCACTTGGGCTCATACCGGAATCTCTCAGGGCATTTTCCATTGAGAGAGCAGCGCCAGCGCCATCTTCCGGAGGAGAGGTCATGTGGTGGGCATCACCGCTCATACCAAAGCCAGCTACTTCTGCGTAAATCTTGGCTCCGCGAGCGACTGCATTTTCGTACTCTTCCAAAACGAGTACCGCAGACCCTTCACCCAGTACAAAACCATCACGGTCTTTATCCCAGGGGCGGCTTGCTGATTGCGGATCATCATTGCGAGTGGACAGCGCCCTTGCCGCACAGAAACCGCCGAGCCCTACCGGGGTGGTAACCATTTCTGCACCACCACATACCATCACATCGGCATCACCGTGCTGAATCGCACGAACTCCGAGACCGATCGCATGGGTTCCTGTGGTACAGGCTGTTGTCACTGCCAGATTGGGGCCTTTGAGGCCATATTTAATCGAGAGGTTACCCGCAACCATATTAATGATGGCGCCAGGTACAAAGAAAGGTGATACACGGCGAGGGCCTTTTTCGGCAATCAGCAATGAATTATCTTCGATAGCCAAGA
This DNA window, taken from Microbulbifer sp. MKSA007, encodes the following:
- a CDS encoding D-cysteine desulfhydrase family protein produces the protein MLKSLPIELPKRLRLANLPTPLQSLDRISDLYSLPYGGPRIWIKRDDLTESGMSGNKLRKLEFVAAEARAQGAQVLITCGGVQSNHCRTTALVGARLGFKVQLILRGKRTANPDGNLLLDELAGAEIAVYSPEEYSRNLQGLFDSWAAEYLSRGQKSFCIPTGASDGLGIWGYISASQELLADCADRGFSPDHILCATGSGGTQAGLTLGCHLLEAGVKVTGFAVCDSANYFQVKVREDISQWMAQSGVSLDLESLKILVNADYKGPAYGVAEPEVYQTIKELACLEGILLDPVYTGKAFHGLLQELKKGNYRGSDNLVFIHTGGQFGLFPHRTHFFPVAE
- the yajC gene encoding preprotein translocase subunit YajC, with the translated sequence MSFFIPSAMAQEAAPAAQGNPMITLLMFAGLFAFMWFFIIRPQRKRQKEHQELVGALKKGDEVVMSSGMLGRVDKVDEDYIVLEVADSMSLKFQKVAVHAVLPKGTIKKI
- a CDS encoding helix-turn-helix domain-containing protein, translating into MLEQRIGKASLAIRPVASDLSMSTRTLQRRLQEHNLSFASLRDHVRFRHAVHFLKDTALSVDGISRILDFSDRTSFTSAFKRWTGMSPTGYRRQVRQRF
- the bcp gene encoding thioredoxin-dependent thiol peroxidase produces the protein MAFPKIGNLAPAFTLTNQSGEKVSLKDFRDKSNVVLYFYPKALTPGCTTQACGIRDSAAEFKKANTVVLGVSPDPEAKLQRFIDKHELNFDLLSDEEHKIADKYGCWGLKKFMGKEYMGLLRTTFIIDKSGRLRHIIDKVKTKTHDTDVLNWIGENLD
- a CDS encoding DUF2244 domain-containing protein, whose protein sequence is MPEFCKPRPGPGNFPGQYLRVSCRHRHYTDFIYLPDVPAMVTEVGRNTARCACILLQPNQSLSLSGNLWVFFSLVGVSLGISLAFAMAGAWMILPFAGLEMILLGILFTYVYLEGTRREVIRINEELVILDCCKGFRQQTVYHREFARDKLAVLVRMGSSATEMASVNFSGPEGCLEVGEFLTEAEKAELVQKLGRFGICARKEKEFRLQQF
- a CDS encoding malate dehydrogenase; this encodes MKAPVRVAVTGAAGQISYSLLFRIASGEMLGKDQPVILQLLEITPALEALKGVAMELEDCAFPLLAGIVQSDDATVAFKDADYALLVGARPRGPGMERKDLLEANAAIFSAQGKALNDVASRNVKVLVVGNPANTNALIAQRNAPDLDPRNFTAMTRLDHNRALSQLANKTDSSVNDITHMTIWGNHSSTQYPDLHQVKVSGAAAMDKVEQEWYENDFIPTVQQRGAAIIKARGASSAASAANAAIDHMRDWALGTAEGDWTSMAVFSDGSYGIQEGLIYSFPCTCKDGDWEIVQGVDINDFSREKMSATEQELAEERDAVAHLLP
- a CDS encoding dUTP diphosphatase translates to MKQQLQVMLTLQDQINTVVNENWREQNFAWYRAIWVESAELLDHYGWKWWKKQLPEMDQVKLELVDIWHFGLSLELQKGSPQEVAEIMLKEFAGSERTAGDFRENLESFTLNTLATKQFDVAGFAQLLADAEMSFAELYQRYVGKNVLNRFRQDNGYKDGSYVKNWAGREDNEHLAEIAGLLDSSAADYSDQVYKALQTRYRELALT
- a CDS encoding TatD family hydrolase: MLVDSHCHLDRLKLDKFDGDLDTVLDLARSRGVGKFLCVGISLENADAVVEIASRYEDVVCSVGVHPLDVDSGMADVERLVEMANQPNVVALGETGLDYYYSTDTQEIQQQSFIAHLKAAGQAELPVIVHTRDAREDTIALIKEHGNTNTAGVLHCFTESWDMAKAALDLNYYISLSGIVTFKNAEELRDVARRLPLDRLLVETDSPYLAPVPYRGKPNIPAYVREVAEFIADLRGIPYEELAEITSENFFRLFPRAV
- a CDS encoding PilZ domain-containing protein, coding for MKAMGGGARNGILSLKIQDKSVLYAAYMPFVKNGGLFISTDKSYNLGDEVFLLLSLMDEPEKIPVAGKVIWITPNGAQGNRTPGIGVQFGDKDNIAQNKIETHLAGTLESSRPTHTL
- a CDS encoding DNA polymerase III subunit delta'; this encodes MSVPETFEYKSIPVPLPWHSEQWQRLGLQLQAGRCPHALLLTGPEGLGKRQFAAAFTALALCEQPRAGQACGECKDCRLWMAGSHPDFLQVEPEKPGGPLKVEQIRQLGNFVSRTSGRGGARLVCLSPAEAMNVNAANALLKNLEEPAPSVIFVLITDAPTGLLPTIRSRCQSIAFPPPTGEVALQWLYSNGLEEPLAQRVLTLAGGAPLLAAELAEPKSREVREQFFKDLVAVAQGTASSVSTAGRWETPAEGVELVQLLLFWQHWLTQMVQIRSCDLSGDAQLMVLLQRLPGSSEQSLQPVFAFYDHLLQARKGLLGTANPNRRLLLEELFIRWAKLFA
- the tmk gene encoding dTMP kinase — its product is MSHGKFITLEGVEGVGKSTNLLFITEWLKKHNINFIQTREPGGTPLAEQLRELLLAKRDESVDPTAELLMVFAARAQHLSQVILPALKRGDWVICDRFTDATYAYQGGGRRLDRQLIEQLEQTVQGDLRPDKVLLLDLDPEVGLQRAARTGEADRFESEHLEFFQRVRAAYRDRAEAAPARYAVVDAGQSLEQVQMDLAKQLELLL
- the mltG gene encoding endolytic transglycosylase MltG; translation: MESVEAVIWWAGIGLLGCSCLSIRGKGSLGIPLPIAQDGLTLQVEKGGSLSRTLRSLQGEGIIQWPQILLAYAYWEGTTEIHSGEYLVPFGSNARDLIARLNRGEVTRYRITLLEGWTFRQALRQIRSGERIVQSEEGSNVSAAARALGLKEDEVEGWIFPDTYVYRSGTTDIELLRQAYDRMQKVLDEEWQSKGDDLPYKSPYEALIMASIIEKETGQPSERSEIAGVFVRRLNKGMRLQTDPTVIYGLGEDFDGNLTRTHLRQATPYNTYVINGLPPTPIALPGRAAIRAALNPKPGKSLYFVGKGDGSHHFSATLTEHNRAVREYQLKRRADYRSSPAKGKN
- a CDS encoding aminotransferase class IV, which gives rise to MYQLPQMYFRGLAVDQLPDDADYSGGILETMRCHNKGLPLWSFHRARLERSGVLDEACLGEIEQSTLKLTAGCRWPEAIARLRVGSVRGQQCWDLVLRPLIETAEGQVGTSLFPCSTSLPIGSNSNQGCKTLLRNRYNAAKAELPVGQFLDGLMLDSAGRVIETLRCNILARFGGKWMTPSLHRCGVHGVMRQWLSSHIHWQEEDMELSELCEADELALCNSVRGVLPVVEVIGYKNWPVGVETRKLQKLILDKLW
- the fabF gene encoding beta-ketoacyl-ACP synthase II codes for the protein MSQRRVVVTGMGVVSPLGNTLEDTWSGVLQGANGAAPIETFDVSAFSTRFAATVKDFDPTPYMPAKEARKMDTFLQYGLVAGIQAMQDSGLEVTEELGPRVGTCIGSGMGGILAIEDNSLLIAEKGPRRVSPFFVPGAIINMVAGNLSIKYGLKGPNLAVTTACTTGTHAIGLGVRAIQHGDADVMVCGGAEMVTTPVGLGGFCAARALSTRNDDPQSASRPWDKDRDGFVLGEGSAVLVLEEYENAVARGAKIYAEVAGFGMSGDAHHMTSPPEDGAGAALSMENALRDSGMSPSDIQYINAHGTSTLLGDTAEILAVKKVFAGVTDSLAVSSTKSMTGHLLGAAGAIEAVFSVLSLRDQVAPPTINLFSPDEACAGINLVPQEAQPMAINAVLSNSFGFGGTNGSLIFKRV